From Mustela erminea isolate mMusErm1 chromosome 1, mMusErm1.Pri, whole genome shotgun sequence, a single genomic window includes:
- the GP9 gene encoding platelet glycoprotein IX — protein sequence MPAWGALFLLWAAAQATNDCPTECTCQALETMGLWVDCQGQGLTALPALPVHTRHLLLANNNLSSVPPGAFDHLPQLQILDVTQNPWHCDCSLTYLRLWLEDHTPEALLHVRCASPELATARPLGQLTGFELGSCGWQLPESWTYPELWWDVLLIVVAMLGLALLAGLLCTATEIFD from the coding sequence ATGCCTGCCTGGGGGGCCCTGTTTCTGCTCTGGGCTGCCGCACAGGCTACCAACGACTGCCCCACCGAGTGCACCTGCCAGGCCCTGGAAACCATGGGGCTGTGGGTGGACTGTCAGGGACAGGGGCTCACGGCCCTGCCCGCCCTGCCTGTCCACACCCGTCATCTCCTGCTGGCTAATAACAACCTGAGCTCTGTGCCCCCTGGTGCCTTCGACCACCTGCCCCAGCTACAGATCCTCGACGTGACGCAGAACCCCTGGCACTGTGACTGCAGCCTCACTTACCTGCGTCTCTGGCTGGAGGACCACACGCCCGAGGCCTTGCTACATGTCCGCTGCGCCAGCCCCGAGCTTGCCACTGCCCGCCCGCTGGGCCAGCTCACGGGCTTTGAGCTGGGGAGCTGCGGCTGGcagctcccagagtcctggacaTACCCAGAGCTCTGGTGGGATGTGCTGCTGATTGTCGTGGCCATGCTGGGCCTGGCTCTCCTGGCCGGCCTCCTGTGCACTGCTACAGAGATCTTTGACTGA